The window GGCTAAAACCTGAAACACAATAAAACCTCCTTCAAATTTAAATATTTTTAATCAATATCCATTCAATTTTTCAAAGAATTAATGTATTTATAGTCGAATCCTGAAAAAAATTACAATTATTCGGTAATAAAGAGTGTAGGAACTTTATCACACCTCAACCTCATCTATTCCATAAAAAGAGAAGATGAGGCTTTTATATTTCATAAAACATTATCCTGATTTAACTCCGAAAGAAAGTCAGAGTATAAAGCAGGTATTTTATTTTCTTCTAGTATTTCTATCTAACTAAGATGATAGACAACTCAAGTTGTAATATACTCTTTACAGGACAATAACTTGACCTTTTTTTGCCGATTCTTCCGCTGCCAAGCAAGCTCGAACTGCCTCTAACGATTCTTCGGGGTGGATGATCGTTGGCTTCTTGTTTTCAAGAATACAGGTCGCAAAATAAGATAGTTCTTCTCGGAGTGCTCCCGATCGCACTCCATGCAAGAGTGGCCAGTAAGTAGTATCTGATGAATGCCAACCATTCTGATCGCAAATGGAAAAATTAGGGTGAGTTTCTTGAATATGTATTGAGCCTTGTGTACCAATAATCTCCATACGTTCGTCGATTTGAAAAGCAGTTTTTTCCGGTAGGAACCAGACATTTTCACAAACACCAATAGCGCCACTATCAAATCGAAATAAGGTCCAAGCGAGGTCAGGATGAGGAAAATTTCGAACAGATAAAGATTGAGCATAAACTGACTTAATTTTTGCTCTGGTATACCAAAGCATTAAATCAGTATCATGCACTCCATCTCCAATAATTGGTCCGATTTTAGGGAGAACCGTTGCTCCAACTGTTTCAGGGATATTACGTCGAGCATATATTGAAACAATTTTCCCAATCCGGCCTTCATCAATTGCTACTTTAGCAGAAGCATATCGAGGATTAAAACGACAAATGTGACCTACCATAAAAAACTTGCTGGTCTTTTTGGTTGCAGCAACTATTTTTTCAGCATCAGCAACCGTTGATGCCATGGGTTTTTCTAAAAAAACATGTTTACCAGCCTCTAAAGAGGCAAGAGTTGGTTGCAAGTGCTGATCCCACATGGTCACCACCGAAACTGCATCAATTTCATCATTATTTAGTAATTGGTGATAATCAGTATAAAGATGTTTTACATGAAAACGCTCACCCAATTCTTTTAGTCTTGATTCGTTTCGGGTACACAAAGCATAAAGTTCAACATGGCTAAGATCTGATAATACTTCACAATGTTTTTGCCCAAACCAGCCAAGGCCAATCACCGCAAATTTAACTCTTTCCAAGAAAAACCCTCCTTTATAAATCTAAATTACAAAATAATAATTTCTCGGCGATATGGATTGAATTCTCGAATCCCTTTTTCTGTAACTACGATTCCATCTTCATACCTCATTCCCACTTCACCATCAGTGAGCCATATATCAATATTAAACACCATGTTCGGTTGGATGACAAAGGGGTTACTTTCAGAAAGCCAAAGACCTTCGACTTCGGATACTCCCGTTCCATGAGCAGGGCCATAAAGAGTAAATTTTTCCCATCCATATTTTGCCAGGTGATTATTATATTTTTTGAAAACCTCGGAAGAAAGAACCCCTGGCCGAATCATTTCGAGTGCATCTTCCATAGATTGGAGGGCAACCAACATCATTTTTTTCACTTTTGGGTCAGGCTCTCCAATGGAAAAAACCCGGCACATGTTACCACAATATCCCTGATATCGAGCACCAAAGGTAATTTGGACCAATTCGTTTGCCTGAATAAGCTTATCGGTTGATTTACATAAACTACGGGAGGTGTTCCTTCCTGAACAAACCCAAATAGGATAAGATGTTCCCTCTGCTCCTAAATCAAGCATTACTTTTCGACCTTCATTTTCTAAAAATCGCTCACTGACACCTGTTTGTACTACCTCTAAAGCACGTTTTACTGACTCCTCAGTAATACGATAAGCTTCAGCTATAACCTCAATTTCTTCTTTCGACTTAATTTGACGAACTCTAAGCAGCATTTCATCACCAGACACAACTTCAGCGTTGGGAAGGTTTTTTACCAAATCTTGAAATATAAGGTATGGAAAGGTATTCCATTGACTAATGGCTATTTTTTTGGGTTGAATCTTTCCCATAATTTGTGGAATGATGGTCGAAAAATCTAAAATTTCAGTATCAGGAACCCATTCAGGCGCTGAAGTTTCGACAAACAAACCATGAATAAGAATTTTTTTAATCCGGGAAAATTCCTTAGCCATCTCAAATGATTCTGGTCCACCGGTGATCAAAACTGCTTCACCTTCTCTGGGTACCATAACTCCTGCAAAATCAAAAAAGGGCTGAAATCCTGCTAAGTACAAAGATATCGAGGCTTCACTTTCACTTGAATAACCCACCCATAAATCAACATTTTCTTTTTTCATTTCCTCTTGTAGACGATTTACGCGGCGTTGAAAGTCTTGATCGCTAATTCTTAGATTTGTCATGGTTAACCTCCTCAATTTTTATCTTAAAAAAAGTTGTTGGGGATTCTTTATTATTATTTCCCAAACTATTTTTTCTTCAACTCCAACCTCAATGAGCATTGGAACAACATTGGAAAGAATATGATCATAACCCCATCCTCCATAAGCGTGAAGCATCGCCTTTAAGCAGATATCATTAGTTATAAGAAGTCGATTTTGATAACCAAGATCGACCAACTTACGGATAACCTGGACTCGGTCTCGATCGGTAGCAAAATTTCCTCCGGCAAATTTCCTCTTTTCAATAGGAATCCAGAACTCTTTTCCAAAATTATCAAATTCAATAAATGCACCTCGTTTCATCACTGAGATCATATAATTGAGATTCATTTCTACATCTGAGTGGCAGATGACAATTTGGGAAGGATCTGCTCCTTCACTTTCTAAAATATCCAAAACCTCTATTCCATTTTCTGACCAGGGATAGACATGTATAAAAACCGGAATCCTGCTTTGGGATTGAGCTTTTCCCGCTGCTTGTAGAACCTTTTTTTCATTTGGGTGGATCTGCTGGCTGGTTCCAATTTCACCAATTACCCCAGAACGAACTCCAGTATGATCCATACCAATCAATAAGTCATTCATAATTAATTCAGTTATGTCTTCAGCTGATCGCTTTTCAATATCAGTTGTATGAGTATCATGAGTATAAAATCCACAACCTGCAATAATATTAACTCCGGTTTCTTTCATGAGTTGTTGTAATTGATTTGGATCACGACCAATCCCAACCGGAGTAACATCAATAATACTTTGTCCTCCACTATCTTTAAAGGTTATTATTTCGCTATAGGCAACATCATACTCAGAGAGAATTAAATTATCTTTTACGACATAAGGATCTCGGCGAAGATATCCCAGGTTATTCATGTTAACCTTCTGATATGCCAACTTTTTCTCAAATGGGGTTACGGGTTCGGTAAATTGATTGCTAATATCGATAAATATGTGTTCATGTGGAAGAATAACACCTAAATCATCAATTTTTTTCTCACCACAAACTGTCATAACATTCAACTTCCCCAACCTCCCTTTTTTTAAAATTACATAATTTTATATTAATTCCATAAATGTATTAAAAAGAAGATAAGGTTGATGACCGAATGGTTAAAGTTGGTTCAATAGATATATTGCCTACTTTAACATTATCCGATTGAATGAATTCTAATAGCAACTCTGAAGCAGTTTCAATCATTTTTTTCTTATTTGGGTCAATGGTGGTTAAGGAAATTGGAAGGAGTGATCCAATTTTAATATTATCGAATCCTACTATTGAAATATCTTGTGGAATCGATAGACCTACATCGATTATCGCCTTCATAACACTTATGGCTAAAATATCACAAAATACAATGACAGCTGTTGCTTTTCTCGTTTGGGAAAAAAACTCTTTTGTTTTCTGGTAAGCATCTTCTAAATCAAAGCTAGTATGAATCTGTAAAGATTCATTGTAATCTAAGCCAAATTCCTTTAAAGCTTTTTGGTAACCACAAAAGCGATCACGGGCACTGGAAATATGATGAGAAACGTTAATAAAAAGAATTTCTTGATGTCCCAGTTCAAGGAGATGTCGGGTCGCTAAATATCCTCCCCGTTCATCATCGGAAGTGATACTTGGTGCTATTGGCTTATCAAAATGTCTTCCTAATAAAACTGTTGGAATTCGGTTTTTTAAAATTTCCTGAGTATTTTCCCCACTTTTCCCCACCGGCGTTAAGAGTATCCCATCTACTCTTTTATTGATTAAAGTTTCGATAGAATGTTTTTCTTGGTCAAAATTCTCCTGGGTATTACAGAGAATAAGGTTATATCCACGGGATCGAAAAAAAACTTCGGCATCTTTCACCATTTCTCCAAAAAAAGGATCAGAAATATCACTCATTACCATTCCAATAGTACGTGTTGTCCTTTGAACCAAAGCTCGAGCAATTGCATTAGGAGTATAGTTTAGAAACTGAGCGGTTTTAATAATGTTATTTTTGGTTTCGGGACTTACATCGGGTTTATTGTTCAATGCTCTCGAAACGGTGTTTGCCGAAACACCAACTAATCGTGCAATTTCCCTAATGGTTGGGGGATTATTTTTTTTCATCTAAGTCACCATTAACGTTAACGGTATCGTTCACTGTTAATATATCACATTATGACATTCACATCAAACCAATTCCTTAGAAAAGAATCAATTAATAATTTGGTAATTTATCCAGTAATTTTTTCAAAAATAACCTGTTCTTTTTATCTTATAAAAGACAAATTCAACTCATTTGATAAAAAGTTTTATTCAGATCTACTTATTTAGCTTACAAAAATACGTTTCGATCGTTCAATCTTAAAAAATACAGAATTTTTGGAATAAATAATCGATATACGGTTTAATATGAATATTAATCCGCTTAAGAAAGGAAGGGAACATAAATGAAACAATATATTTTTTTCTTAATGATAACCCTACTTCTTTTTTCTTTTTCAATTATGGGAACAACTCAAACCAACGAAATTACTGAAAGAAATCAGGTAGTAACATTAAATGGGGGACCAATCACTTTAATCGGACCCGAACTTAAGGTTGGTGATTTTGCTCCAGATTTTCAAGTCGTTGCTCAAGCTACTTTAATCGATGAAGAAATGAAAATTATGAATCTTAATGATTTCTCTGGGAAAATTAAGGTTATTTCAGTTACACCCTCCTTGGATACTCCAGTTTGTGATCTTCAAATTCATAATTTTAATGAGGAAGCTTCCACATTCCCAATCGAAGTGGTAGTAATCAACATCAGCATGGATCTCCCCTTTGCTATTAACCGATTTTGTGCTACTTCTGGAATTGATAAAGTGATAGCCCTTTCTGATTATCGCTTTGCCTCCTTCGGGACCAACTGGGGAGTATTAATTAAAGAATTGCGCTTATTAACTCGGGCACTTTTTATTGTTGACAAGGAAAACGTCATCCGTTATATAGAAATCGTACCTGATACCACTCAAGCACCTGATTATGAACAAGCCTTAAATGCTTTAAAACAATTAATACACAATGAATAACAAGGGTCTATTTTGAAAATATAATGAGAAAATTAAGAATATAATAATCAATTTCATCCCCACTCAAGAGAGAAAGAAATTAAAACCGGCACTACTGGAAGCGCAATGATGCAAATATCTTTTGAGCTCAATTTTTTTTCCTTTGGTGAAAGAGAGTGACCAAGGAGTTTTTCTAAAACAAAAAACCCACCGTTTTATCAACGGTGGGTTTTTTAGAAAGTACTTTTTTCTACAACTGACTGAGTTATCAATTCAACAAATCAACCGAACACGCCTTCCAGGGGGTAAGAACAGTATCAATCACATAGATGTTCCCATTGGTGGCTTCAATCATGTTCTTGTCGGCGACGATTCCCTTGACTTCACACGATCCCGGAGCACCGTTCATGATGTTCACGGTTCCCTCTCCTCCCACTCGCAAGTAGAGAGGATAGTTATCAAACAGGGTCCGCAGGGTTAAGGTGTTCACTAAGTCTCGGGCATTGACTCGGAAAGGAACCACATGGTAGGAAAGAATCTTGACCAAAAGGTCTTGATTTTCTGGTTTCAAGAGACCATCCACAAAACCAGCTGGTAAGGCAGCAAAGGCGGCATCATTGGGAGCAAATACCGTGATGTTTTGGGTATTGGCTAAGATATCTGCTAGACCTGCTGTTTTTGCAGCTGCTAAGAGAGTGGTAAAGATACCCGTCCCTTGAGCAGCCTCAACGATATTTTTATCACTGGTGACGGTAACGATATCAGCACTATAAGCCACTCCACTCCAAAGGGCAATTAAAAGAACCACACTCAAAGCCAGAACCGTTTTTCTATTCAAAGTCATTAGGGTTAATCCGTTCATGGTCTTTCACTCCTTTCGTCTTCACTTATCATCATTAGTATTTTACTGAACATACTCATATTATATTCTCTTCTTTTTCTCTGTCAAGGGGTAAAAGAGTAAATTTAAAAAATATTTTTAAAATCAGTTCATTGTTTACCTGCTCAACATCCAAACTCTTGACAATCTCGCCTTGAAAGTTTTAGTATTCATTTTTAAACAAAAACTAAATTCTACTGAAAAAAGAGAACATTTTAATAAAAAAAGAAATAAAAATACAATATATAAAATGAAGTTGATTTATCGAATCGGGTACATAAGAGTTCAATCAACATCTTTTTTCATAAGAAAGCACAAAAATTTCCCATCCAATTTTTAATTTTAATATTAGCAGAGATAACCCTTGTAATTATTTAAAAAACCGATTCATTCAAAGCTCTAGAATAAAACAGCTTTTTTAAAAGGATTTATAATTATTTATTACTAAGATATTAATTGAGGAGGATAATTCCTTTGTCAAAAAAGGGAAGAAAAATAATTATTACTTTATTTATTTTAGGAGTCGCCTTTATTGCAATATGGTTTATATTTCTAAAAAATAATGTTGCTTCCAGCCAAAAAGAAAACGCCGTTACCTATAAAACCATCCCAGTAGAAATAGGTAAGATCAGCAATTCGATTT of the Candidatus Atribacteria bacterium ADurb.Bin276 genome contains:
- the ligC_1 gene encoding 4-carboxy-2-hydroxymuconate-6-semialdehyde dehydrogenase, with product MERVKFAVIGLGWFGQKHCEVLSDLSHVELYALCTRNESRLKELGERFHVKHLYTDYHQLLNNDEIDAVSVVTMWDQHLQPTLASLEAGKHVFLEKPMASTVADAEKIVAATKKTSKFFMVGHICRFNPRYASAKVAIDEGRIGKIVSIYARRNIPETVGATVLPKIGPIIGDGVHDTDLMLWYTRAKIKSVYAQSLSVRNFPHPDLAWTLFRFDSGAIGVCENVWFLPEKTAFQIDERMEIIGTQGSIHIQETHPNFSICDQNGWHSSDTTYWPLLHGVRSGALREELSYFATCILENKKPTIIHPEESLEAVRACLAAEESAKKGQVIVL
- a CDS encoding putative peptidase: MTNLRISDQDFQRRVNRLQEEMKKENVDLWVGYSSESEASISLYLAGFQPFFDFAGVMVPREGEAVLITGGPESFEMAKEFSRIKKILIHGLFVETSAPEWVPDTEILDFSTIIPQIMGKIQPKKIAISQWNTFPYLIFQDLVKNLPNAEVVSGDEMLLRVRQIKSKEEIEVIAEAYRITEESVKRALEVVQTGVSERFLENEGRKVMLDLGAEGTSYPIWVCSGRNTSRSLCKSTDKLIQANELVQITFGARYQGYCGNMCRVFSIGEPDPKVKKMMLVALQSMEDALEMIRPGVLSSEVFKKYNNHLAKYGWEKFTLYGPAHGTGVSEVEGLWLSESNPFVIQPNMVFNIDIWLTDGEVGMRYEDGIVVTEKGIREFNPYRREIIIL
- a CDS encoding hypothetical protein (Phosphotriesterase homology protein), with the translated sequence MNVMTVCGEKKIDDLGVILPHEHIFIDISNQFTEPVTPFEKKLAYQKVNMNNLGYLRRDPYVVKDNLILSEYDVAYSEIITFKDSGGQSIIDVTPVGIGRDPNQLQQLMKETGVNIIAGCGFYTHDTHTTDIEKRSAEDITELIMNDLLIGMDHTGVRSGVIGEIGTSQQIHPNEKKVLQAAGKAQSQSRIPVFIHVYPWSENGIEVLDILESEGADPSQIVICHSDVEMNLNYMISVMKRGAFIEFDNFGKEFWIPIEKRKFAGGNFATDRDRVQVIRKLVDLGYQNRLLITNDICLKAMLHAYGGWGYDHILSNVVPMLIEVGVEEKIVWEIIIKNPQQLFLR
- the galR gene encoding HTH-type transcriptional regulator GalR, which encodes MKKNNPPTIREIARLVGVSANTVSRALNNKPDVSPETKNNIIKTAQFLNYTPNAIARALVQRTTRTIGMVMSDISDPFFGEMVKDAEVFFRSRGYNLILCNTQENFDQEKHSIETLINKRVDGILLTPVGKSGENTQEILKNRIPTVLLGRHFDKPIAPSITSDDERGGYLATRHLLELGHQEILFINVSHHISSARDRFCGYQKALKEFGLDYNESLQIHTSFDLEDAYQKTKEFFSQTRKATAVIVFCDILAISVMKAIIDVGLSIPQDISIVGFDNIKIGSLLPISLTTIDPNKKKMIETASELLLEFIQSDNVKVGNISIEPTLTIRSSTLSSF
- the tpx gene encoding putative thiol peroxidase, producing the protein MKQYIFFLMITLLLFSFSIMGTTQTNEITERNQVVTLNGGPITLIGPELKVGDFAPDFQVVAQATLIDEEMKIMNLNDFSGKIKVISVTPSLDTPVCDLQIHNFNEEASTFPIEVVVINISMDLPFAINRFCATSGIDKVIALSDYRFASFGTNWGVLIKELRLLTRALFIVDKENVIRYIEIVPDTTQAPDYEQALNALKQLIHNE
- a CDS encoding Immunogenic protein MPT70 precursor, producing the protein MNGLTLMTLNRKTVLALSVVLLIALWSGVAYSADIVTVTSDKNIVEAAQGTGIFTTLLAAAKTAGLADILANTQNITVFAPNDAAFAALPAGFVDGLLKPENQDLLVKILSYHVVPFRVNARDLVNTLTLRTLFDNYPLYLRVGGEGTVNIMNGAPGSCEVKGIVADKNMIEATNGNIYVIDTVLTPWKACSVDLLN